The proteins below come from a single Benincasa hispida cultivar B227 chromosome 4, ASM972705v1, whole genome shotgun sequence genomic window:
- the LOC120075006 gene encoding 40S ribosomal protein S17-4: MGRVRTKTVKKSSRQVIERYYSKMTLDFHTNKKILEEVAIIPSKRLRNKIAGFSTHLMKRIQKGPVRGISLKLQEEERERRMDFVPDESAIKTDEIKVDKETLDMLAAFGMSEIPGLVEVEPQTMIPPQAFGRGAGGPRRY; the protein is encoded by the coding sequence ATGGGTCGTGTTAGAACCAAGACTGTGAAGAAGTCTTCACGCCAAGTGATTGAGAGGTACTACTCGAAGATGACACTGGATTTCCACACTAACAAGAAGATCTTGGAAGAGGTTGCCATCATCCCCTCCAAAAGGCTGCGAAACAAGATTGCTGGTTTCTCAACCCACTTGATGAAGAGAATTCAGAAGGGTCCAGTCAGGGGCATCTCATTGAAGCTGCAAGAAGAAGAGCGTGAACGCCGTATGGACTTTGTCCCAGATGAATCAGCCATTAAGACAGACGAAATTAAGGTTGACAAAGAGACACTTGATATGCTTGCTGCTTTTGGCATGTCAGAAATTCCCGGACTTGTGGAGGTTGAGCCACAGACTATGATTCCGCCCCAAGCCTTTGGTAGGGGTGCAGGTGGCCCAAGGAGATACTAA